The proteins below come from a single Fodinicurvata sp. EGI_FJ10296 genomic window:
- a CDS encoding diacylglycerol kinase family protein, with amino-acid sequence MTRPIVCVVNRRAGSVREMTEQQITDAIHKAAADAGGEPPKVELSSPETIRDALADARTRADEVWVGGGDGTLKTATELFLETDTTLGVLPLGTMNLLARDLGIPLDLSEAVAAISQAPIGPISIGRVNGEPFLTMSALGLYPEMVIDRERRRRLFGYGKWAAMARAAYRALRRHRTMHVRITADGEVRDVETTALIVTAAAFRFRAGRLFDRPALDSDTLTVYISHPKSRFGAVEQVARVFLGSVERDPELETMEAREVRIDFEKSRPVANDGEVDFVRAPLVYELGATKLKVRYPALSQP; translated from the coding sequence ATGACCAGGCCGATCGTCTGCGTCGTCAACAGGCGCGCGGGGTCGGTCCGCGAGATGACCGAGCAGCAGATCACCGACGCCATTCACAAGGCCGCGGCCGACGCCGGCGGCGAGCCGCCAAAGGTGGAGTTGTCGTCGCCGGAGACTATCCGCGACGCACTCGCCGATGCGCGCACCAGAGCCGACGAGGTCTGGGTCGGCGGCGGCGATGGAACATTGAAAACGGCAACGGAGCTTTTCCTTGAAACGGATACGACGCTGGGCGTTCTGCCGCTCGGGACCATGAATCTGCTGGCACGCGATCTGGGCATTCCGCTTGACCTGTCCGAAGCCGTGGCCGCGATCAGCCAGGCGCCGATCGGCCCGATCAGTATCGGCCGCGTGAATGGTGAGCCGTTCCTGACCATGTCGGCGCTGGGTCTCTATCCCGAGATGGTGATCGACCGTGAACGGCGGCGGCGGCTGTTCGGCTATGGCAAATGGGCGGCGATGGCGCGGGCGGCGTATCGGGCGCTTCGGCGTCACCGGACGATGCATGTCCGTATCACTGCCGATGGCGAGGTCCGCGACGTGGAAACCACGGCCCTGATCGTCACGGCGGCGGCGTTCCGCTTTCGCGCCGGGCGGCTGTTCGACCGGCCTGCGCTCGATAGCGACACGCTGACTGTTTACATATCGCACCCGAAAAGCCGGTTCGGTGCGGTGGAGCAGGTGGCCCGCGTGTTCCTGGGTTCGGTCGAGCGTGACCCGGAACTTGAAACCATGGAGGCCCGTGAAGTCCGGATCGACTTCGAGAAGTCACGCCCGGTGGCGAATGATGGCGAAGTCGATTTCGTGCGGGCGCCGCTGGTCTATGAACTGGGCGCGACAAAGCTCAAGGTTCGGTATCCGGCTCTATCCCAGCCGTGA
- a CDS encoding amidase translates to MTDFSIPGSTLRQTAAALRDGRVSATALMAEATSAYKSHHRANNTYKTWDGDRAAETADIVDRMIANGRDAGPLMGVPISIKDIFGVPGMPIYAGSSRQLPADWEQAGPMVMAVLQQMAPITGKTHSVEFAFGGLGTNSHWGTPRNPWDGEQHRVPGGSSAGAGVSLIEGSAMLAFGTDTAGSVRVPASMTGVAGLKTTSGRWSTAGIVPLSSTLDTPGLLARSVDDLAFAYDAIDGALSPRSMSVMSPPLISDLRLGVPEQYFFDDCSPGVAEGVRAAIGRLEQAGARIVTLDLPRCDEAFDMFKLGALSACELAAFLRGHLPEWLDILDPNVRHRVDGADQVSSWEYVRRREILNSMARDADAAIADVDAVLTPTVASTPPTVDSLAEEGAYPRANMLALRNTAIGNLMTLAAVTMPVGKDGADMPIGLQLLGRAWSEPRLLAVAQSIEGLLGRADTVLGVPPAYG, encoded by the coding sequence ATGACCGATTTCTCGATTCCAGGTTCGACCCTGCGCCAGACAGCCGCCGCGCTTCGCGACGGACGGGTCTCGGCGACGGCCCTGATGGCCGAGGCGACGAGCGCTTACAAGTCGCACCATCGGGCGAACAACACCTACAAGACATGGGACGGCGACCGCGCGGCGGAGACGGCCGATATCGTCGACCGGATGATCGCCAACGGCCGCGACGCCGGACCGCTGATGGGCGTGCCGATCTCGATCAAGGACATTTTCGGCGTGCCCGGCATGCCGATCTATGCCGGGTCGTCGCGGCAATTACCGGCAGATTGGGAGCAGGCGGGACCGATGGTCATGGCCGTCCTGCAGCAGATGGCGCCGATCACCGGCAAGACCCATTCGGTGGAATTCGCCTTCGGTGGCCTGGGCACGAATTCGCATTGGGGCACGCCGCGCAACCCCTGGGACGGCGAGCAACACCGCGTTCCCGGAGGATCGAGTGCGGGCGCCGGCGTTTCGCTGATTGAAGGATCGGCCATGCTGGCCTTCGGCACCGATACCGCCGGCTCGGTCCGGGTCCCGGCGTCGATGACCGGCGTCGCCGGACTCAAGACCACAAGCGGGCGCTGGTCGACAGCCGGCATCGTGCCGTTGTCCAGCACCCTCGATACGCCCGGTCTGCTGGCGCGCAGCGTGGACGATCTGGCCTTCGCCTATGACGCCATCGATGGCGCATTGTCGCCGCGCTCCATGTCTGTCATGTCGCCGCCGCTGATTTCGGATCTGCGCCTGGGCGTTCCGGAGCAATACTTCTTCGACGATTGCAGCCCCGGCGTCGCAGAGGGGGTCCGGGCGGCGATCGGACGCCTGGAGCAGGCCGGCGCGCGTATCGTGACGCTTGACCTGCCACGCTGCGACGAAGCGTTCGACATGTTCAAGCTGGGCGCCCTGTCGGCCTGCGAACTGGCCGCCTTTCTGCGCGGCCATCTGCCGGAATGGCTCGACATCCTCGATCCGAACGTGCGCCATCGGGTCGACGGGGCCGACCAGGTGTCGTCATGGGAGTATGTCCGGCGTCGCGAAATTCTCAACTCGATGGCAAGAGATGCCGACGCGGCGATCGCCGATGTCGATGCCGTCCTGACGCCGACGGTGGCGTCGACGCCGCCGACTGTCGACAGTCTGGCCGAAGAAGGGGCATACCCCAGGGCGAATATGCTGGCGCTGCGCAACACCGCCATCGGCAATCTGATGACACTGGCCGCCGTCACCATGCCGGTCGGCAAGGATGGTGCCGATATGCCGATCGGTCTTCAATTGCTGGGCCGGGCCTGGAGCGAGCCGCGGCTGCTGGCGGTCGCGCAATCGATCGAAGGGCTGCTCGGCCGCGCCGATACCGTTCTGGGGGTGCCACCGGCTTATGGCTGA
- a CDS encoding hydantoinase/carbamoylase family amidase produces MSYSIDSDRLMADLRALAEFGKRPPGVHRPAFSAEDIAARKWLMTKLKEAGLTPEMDRLGTVIGRHPGAKRAILVGSHTDTVPNGGWLDGAMGVIYALEIARTIMENEPDGEIGVDVIDFQDEEGSFLSVLGSKVFVGSASLEDALDQTNHEGVKLAEILPTLDLPDGDIRLDRDRHVAFLETHIEQGPRLLSAGVPIGVVPSIAGIRRYEISTEGRPDHAGTTPVPVRRDAGMAVMCVATAIDAAFRQAASDGSTGPGAGDAVWNAGAITFRPGAYNVVPEAADLLFEIRAPDAETIAAMDSVIRKTAEREARARDVELTITDKANVAPTAMDDGAQQALRDGAGDLQMKYMDLTSGAGHDAMVMADHVPTGLMFVPSINGRSHCLDEDTDEADIIAGCKAMFQAVRRLRSSLS; encoded by the coding sequence ATGTCCTATTCCATCGATTCCGACCGCCTGATGGCGGACCTCCGCGCACTGGCCGAATTCGGCAAACGCCCGCCCGGCGTCCACCGCCCCGCGTTTTCCGCCGAAGACATCGCCGCGCGCAAATGGCTGATGACAAAGCTGAAAGAGGCGGGTCTGACGCCGGAGATGGACCGGCTGGGCACCGTCATCGGACGCCATCCGGGGGCCAAACGGGCGATCCTGGTCGGCTCGCACACAGACACGGTCCCCAACGGCGGCTGGCTCGACGGCGCCATGGGCGTGATCTATGCGCTGGAGATCGCTCGGACGATCATGGAAAACGAGCCCGACGGCGAAATCGGCGTCGATGTCATCGATTTCCAGGACGAGGAAGGCAGCTTCCTGTCCGTGCTGGGCAGCAAGGTGTTTGTCGGCTCGGCCAGCCTGGAGGATGCGCTGGACCAGACAAATCACGAGGGCGTCAAGCTGGCCGAAATCCTGCCGACGCTCGATCTGCCCGATGGCGACATCCGGCTGGACCGCGACCGGCATGTCGCCTTTCTGGAAACCCATATCGAGCAGGGCCCGCGCCTGCTGTCGGCGGGCGTTCCCATCGGCGTCGTCCCGTCGATCGCCGGAATCCGCCGCTATGAAATCAGCACAGAGGGCCGCCCCGACCATGCCGGCACGACCCCCGTGCCGGTTCGCCGCGATGCCGGCATGGCGGTGATGTGCGTGGCGACCGCAATCGATGCGGCGTTCCGGCAGGCGGCATCGGACGGATCGACCGGCCCCGGTGCCGGCGATGCGGTCTGGAATGCAGGTGCCATCACGTTCCGGCCGGGCGCCTATAACGTCGTCCCCGAAGCCGCGGATCTCCTTTTTGAAATCCGTGCGCCGGACGCAGAGACCATCGCCGCCATGGACAGCGTCATCAGAAAGACGGCAGAGCGGGAGGCGCGTGCCCGGGATGTCGAGCTCACGATCACCGACAAGGCCAACGTCGCACCGACCGCGATGGATGACGGTGCGCAGCAGGCGCTGCGGGACGGGGCCGGCGACCTGCAGATGAAGTATATGGACCTGACATCGGGCGCCGGACACGATGCCATGGTCATGGCCGACCATGTGCCGACGGGACTGATGTTCGTTCCCAGCATCAACGGCCGAAGCCATTGCCTGGACGAGGACACCGACGAGGCCGACATCATCGCCGGCTGCAAGGCGATGTTCCAGGCCGTGCGCCGGCTGCGTTCGAGCCTGTCTTAA
- a CDS encoding putative sulfate exporter family transporter — protein sequence MPGLAVCTLLGGLALGANSLVAFLPAVAVALAAGMTARAAIGDRPSLDPGIAYAARTLLRLAVALMGARLSIDVVAGVGSIPLILAIAGVTGTLSIGYALGRLLGLTRGLSLTASGATAICGASAALAIAATLPATERRQAETVFAVVGVTALSTVAMLVYPWAAGQIGVSDLVAGLFFGATIHDVAQVVGAGALVSVDATAVATYTKMLRVMLLAPVVTVTAIIALRWETDAAAPKKGWRALVPPPFVIAFLVLGAATVAGLIPDMIQQAATATSSGLLVVAIAALGFRTTVGGLASFGLRGLGYMLMLTALIAAIGFTLLALLA from the coding sequence ATCCCCGGCCTCGCCGTTTGCACCCTGCTCGGCGGATTGGCACTGGGCGCCAACAGCCTCGTCGCTTTTCTGCCGGCCGTCGCCGTCGCCCTGGCGGCCGGCATGACGGCGCGCGCCGCCATCGGCGACCGGCCAAGCCTCGATCCCGGCATCGCCTATGCGGCACGGACTCTGCTGCGTCTGGCGGTCGCGCTCATGGGCGCGCGATTGTCGATCGACGTGGTCGCGGGCGTCGGCTCGATACCGCTGATTCTGGCGATTGCCGGCGTAACGGGAACCCTGTCGATCGGCTATGCGCTCGGCCGGCTGCTGGGGCTGACGCGCGGTCTCAGCCTGACCGCCAGCGGCGCCACCGCGATCTGCGGCGCCTCGGCGGCGCTGGCGATTGCTGCCACCCTGCCGGCTACCGAACGCCGACAAGCCGAAACCGTGTTTGCGGTCGTCGGCGTCACGGCGCTCAGCACCGTGGCGATGCTCGTTTATCCATGGGCGGCTGGTCAGATCGGCGTCTCCGATCTCGTCGCCGGGCTGTTCTTCGGGGCAACGATCCACGACGTCGCCCAGGTCGTCGGTGCCGGCGCGCTGGTCAGCGTCGACGCAACCGCCGTCGCTACCTATACCAAGATGCTGCGGGTGATGCTGCTGGCGCCCGTGGTCACCGTCACCGCCATCATTGCCCTGCGCTGGGAAACCGACGCCGCGGCGCCGAAAAAGGGCTGGAGGGCGCTGGTGCCGCCGCCGTTCGTCATCGCCTTCCTGGTGCTGGGCGCTGCCACCGTTGCCGGCCTGATCCCCGACATGATCCAGCAGGCGGCAACGGCGACATCAAGCGGCCTGCTGGTGGTCGCCATTGCCGCACTCGGGTTCCGGACGACGGTGGGCGGGCTGGCATCATTCGGCCTGCGCGGGCTGGGCTATATGCTGATGCTGACGGCCCTGATCGCCGCCATCGGTTTCACCCTGCTCGCGCTGCTGGCCTGA
- a CDS encoding CaiB/BaiF CoA-transferase family protein yields MALTNDAALSGLTVLDLSRVLAGPWATQILGDLGADILKVERPGTGDETRGWGPPYLKGSNGGDSDRAAYFAAANRNKRSVAVDMAHPDGAKLLRDLAAESDIVIENFKVGGLARYGLDYESLSAINPRLIYCSITGFGQSGPYAARGGYDFVIQAMSGLMSVTGEPDGQPQKVGVALTDVMTGLYAVIGILAAVSERERSGLGQHIDLSLLDVGVAAMANQAMNYLASGTAPTRMGNAHPNIVPYQVFPTRDGHVVIAVGNDSQFQRLCNALDRPDLAADPAFATNRDRVGSRERLIPLLTDALASDTTTSWVGRLEDVGVPCGPVNTMAGVFDDPHVKARGLALSLDDSAIGPVPGVASPLNLSRTPARAVTAPPALGADTMAVLRERLALDDTALSRLRDAGAIGGREASSTQSSKSGHEAGSSRSKETS; encoded by the coding sequence ATGGCGTTGACCAATGACGCCGCGCTGAGCGGGCTGACTGTACTCGATTTGAGCCGGGTTCTTGCGGGCCCTTGGGCAACGCAGATCCTGGGCGATCTGGGCGCCGACATTCTCAAGGTCGAGCGGCCCGGCACCGGGGATGAAACCCGCGGCTGGGGTCCGCCATACCTGAAGGGCAGCAATGGCGGCGACAGCGACCGCGCGGCCTATTTCGCGGCGGCCAACCGCAACAAGCGCTCGGTCGCCGTCGACATGGCCCACCCGGACGGCGCGAAGCTGCTGCGCGATCTTGCCGCTGAGAGCGACATCGTCATCGAGAATTTCAAGGTTGGCGGACTGGCCAGATATGGCCTCGACTACGAGAGCCTGAGCGCGATCAATCCGCGCCTGATCTATTGCTCGATCACCGGATTCGGCCAGTCCGGCCCCTATGCCGCCCGGGGGGGATACGACTTTGTCATCCAGGCCATGTCGGGTCTGATGAGTGTCACCGGCGAACCAGACGGACAGCCGCAGAAAGTGGGCGTTGCGCTTACCGATGTGATGACGGGCCTTTATGCCGTGATCGGGATCCTTGCGGCCGTGTCGGAACGGGAGCGCTCGGGGCTGGGGCAGCATATCGATTTGTCGCTGCTCGATGTCGGGGTCGCGGCCATGGCCAATCAGGCAATGAACTATCTGGCCTCGGGCACCGCGCCGACACGCATGGGCAACGCGCATCCCAATATCGTCCCGTATCAGGTGTTCCCGACAAGGGACGGCCATGTGGTAATCGCAGTCGGCAACGACAGCCAGTTCCAGCGTCTGTGCAACGCCCTCGACCGGCCCGATCTGGCGGCGGATCCGGCTTTTGCGACCAACCGCGACCGGGTCGGCAGCCGTGAACGGCTGATCCCCCTGCTGACGGACGCCCTCGCCAGCGATACCACCACGTCCTGGGTCGGCCGTCTGGAAGACGTCGGCGTTCCCTGCGGCCCCGTCAACACCATGGCCGGCGTTTTCGACGACCCCCATGTCAAGGCGCGGGGACTGGCTCTTTCGCTGGACGATTCCGCCATCGGGCCGGTTCCGGGCGTGGCCAGTCCGCTAAATCTGTCGCGGACGCCGGCACGCGCCGTCACCGCCCCGCCCGCTCTGGGCGCCGACACCATGGCTGTTCTGCGCGAGCGACTGGCGCTGGACGATACGGCGCTGAGCAGGCTGCGGGACGCGGGCGCGATCGGCGGCAGAGAAGCCTCCAGTACCCAATCGTCGAAGAGCGGGCACGAGGCCGGCTCCAGCCGTAGCAAGGAGACCTCATGA
- a CDS encoding response regulator, translating to MATEKSFMPSEEEIDRLATQESMEEARDIISDMELKLQEARTNSRDGAVIAKDLLQAASNLRLKVRAVSLPGLGALTHRLEDYLTSIRTIEKPHIADLQHFSDRISALLDGDELPATDIPSVVRDLPRKRTFDVEDISTVEIDVTLVMPQRTAARVVERELAACGYRVSTVLDPFEALELILETKPDLVVTGMVMPRLTGVDLACALAAMPSTRSTPVAVLTSLAPGHPDLAALPMHAGLIRRGAQFGDDLAHVLQRFSIT from the coding sequence GTGGCAACAGAAAAGTCTTTCATGCCGTCGGAGGAGGAAATCGACCGCCTCGCGACTCAGGAATCCATGGAAGAGGCGCGGGATATCATCTCGGACATGGAGTTGAAGCTCCAGGAGGCGCGCACCAACAGCCGCGACGGCGCCGTCATCGCCAAGGATCTCCTTCAGGCCGCCAGCAATCTGCGCCTCAAGGTCAGGGCCGTTTCCTTGCCGGGCCTTGGTGCGCTGACGCACCGGCTGGAAGATTACCTGACCAGCATTCGCACGATCGAGAAGCCGCATATCGCCGATCTGCAGCATTTCTCCGATCGAATCTCGGCCCTGCTGGATGGTGACGAATTGCCGGCAACCGACATTCCGTCGGTCGTCCGCGATCTTCCGCGCAAGCGCACCTTCGATGTCGAGGACATCTCGACCGTCGAGATCGACGTCACACTGGTCATGCCGCAGCGAACCGCCGCCCGTGTGGTTGAACGGGAACTTGCCGCCTGCGGCTATCGTGTTTCGACCGTGCTCGATCCGTTCGAGGCGCTGGAACTGATCCTGGAAACGAAGCCGGATCTCGTCGTCACCGGCATGGTCATGCCGCGCCTGACCGGCGTCGATCTGGCCTGCGCCCTTGCCGCGATGCCGAGCACGCGGTCCACGCCCGTGGCTGTGCTGACGAGCCTTGCGCCCGGTCACCCGGATCTGGCCGCCCTGCCGATGCATGCCGGACTGATCCGGCGCGGCGCCCAGTTCGGTGACGATCTGGCCCACGTCCTGCAGCGGTTCAGTATAACGTGA
- a CDS encoding CsgG/HfaB family protein, with translation MKTTIAASLLAATTLTGCAATVATDSNGHEPSYSFPVTSNYTPYTECLAQLSELPGENLPTFTVGEILDKTGQRDMESDSMVLTQGVTEMVMSALWETGKVNLVERFDLRIPLADREMVRQGIMPRTYPQGPTVRPANFVVLGALTELNYNIVSQGAGLYVGGAGFGGRSVIINVGLDLRVVNPITFDVPYVTTLQKQIAGYEVEGNVFRFFGDQLVEFDAGRIENEPLQLGVRSVVEMATHQIMTDFLGLPSSPECELAETEFFSETLDRNRPQEN, from the coding sequence ATGAAAACGACTATAGCCGCATCGCTGCTTGCAGCGACGACACTTACCGGATGCGCCGCCACCGTTGCCACTGATTCCAATGGTCACGAGCCGTCTTACAGCTTCCCGGTAACGTCGAACTACACACCCTATACCGAGTGTCTGGCGCAACTGTCGGAATTGCCGGGTGAGAACCTTCCCACCTTTACGGTCGGAGAGATCCTGGACAAGACGGGCCAGCGCGATATGGAAAGCGACAGCATGGTGCTGACCCAGGGCGTGACCGAAATGGTCATGAGCGCCCTGTGGGAGACCGGCAAGGTCAATCTGGTCGAGCGCTTCGACCTGCGCATCCCGCTGGCTGACCGGGAAATGGTCCGCCAGGGCATCATGCCGCGCACCTATCCCCAGGGTCCCACCGTCAGGCCGGCCAATTTCGTCGTCCTCGGCGCCCTGACCGAGCTCAACTACAACATCGTCAGCCAGGGCGCCGGACTTTATGTCGGCGGCGCCGGGTTCGGCGGGCGCTCGGTCATCATCAATGTCGGCCTCGACCTCAGGGTCGTGAATCCGATCACCTTCGACGTTCCGTACGTCACGACGCTGCAGAAGCAGATTGCCGGCTACGAAGTCGAAGGCAACGTCTTCCGATTCTTCGGAGACCAACTCGTGGAGTTCGATGCGGGTCGTATCGAAAACGAACCGCTTCAACTCGGCGTGCGGTCCGTCGTGGAGATGGCCACCCATCAGATCATGACGGACTTCCTCGGCCTCCCGTCCAGTCCCGAATGCGAACTGGCAGAGACCGAGTTCTTTAGCGAGACCCTTGATCGCAATCGTCCACAGGAGAACTGA
- a CDS encoding response regulator transcription factor has protein sequence MNTHDAFILVEWFADDDDFLDGIHKLKAMGDYRIVALTDQLDPRTLISALQAGARALVLPDISLDALNLSLELVKAGEVVFPTELADFLVTTFKGSNRFVDGTAADQAGLSEKELQILQCLVQGQPNKVIAHRLSLPEATVKFHLKNLLRKVKVSNRTEAAIWGLTHGVCSDAPLEPSTH, from the coding sequence ATGAATACGCACGATGCATTCATCCTGGTCGAATGGTTTGCCGATGATGACGATTTTCTCGACGGGATACACAAACTGAAGGCAATGGGTGATTATCGCATCGTTGCATTGACCGACCAGCTCGATCCCAGAACGCTGATAAGCGCTCTGCAGGCTGGCGCGCGTGCTCTGGTGCTGCCGGACATTTCGCTCGATGCTCTGAACCTGTCGCTGGAACTGGTCAAGGCCGGCGAGGTGGTATTTCCGACGGAATTGGCGGATTTTCTGGTGACGACCTTCAAGGGGTCGAACCGTTTCGTCGACGGGACGGCTGCCGATCAGGCCGGTCTGTCGGAAAAGGAACTGCAGATCCTGCAATGCCTGGTTCAGGGACAGCCGAACAAGGTGATTGCGCACAGGCTTTCCCTGCCCGAGGCAACGGTGAAGTTTCACCTGAAGAACCTGCTGCGCAAGGTTAAGGTCTCCAACCGGACCGAAGCCGCGATCTGGGGACTTACCCATGGTGTGTGTTCAGACGCACCGCTGGAGCCCAGCACCCACTGA
- a CDS encoding AEC family transporter: protein MTAIIDVVLPIFAIILAGYLAGWRGLLGTDSSGGLNAYVYYIALPAMLFLALASVDPAELLDIAFLVVFFVPALAVAVASGFFARLLGHRRAAVWSLAGLAGAFANSGYMGIPLFVSAFGPEGTAPAALVTLVYGLVGVTLGVVMIEADVKSDVPSGARMRAIAAAIATNPMIMAPVLGLAVAVIGVPVIGPVHRFLDLLGQSAGPCALFALGLFLVKTRIGDGMVEVGVLSALKLVAQPLLTWWFAAAFFDLPPDRVSAAILLAALPSAATVFVLAERYGIYGQVASGTILVTTLLSLLTLSALVAVLPL, encoded by the coding sequence GTGACCGCGATCATCGATGTCGTATTGCCGATCTTCGCCATTATTCTCGCCGGCTATCTGGCGGGATGGCGCGGTTTGCTGGGTACCGACAGCAGCGGCGGACTGAACGCCTATGTCTATTATATCGCCCTGCCGGCGATGCTGTTTCTGGCCCTGGCGAGCGTCGATCCGGCCGAACTGCTCGATATCGCCTTTCTGGTCGTCTTCTTCGTCCCCGCACTGGCGGTAGCGGTGGCCAGCGGCTTTTTCGCCCGGCTGCTCGGCCATCGCCGGGCGGCCGTCTGGTCGCTGGCCGGGCTGGCCGGCGCCTTCGCCAATTCGGGCTACATGGGCATTCCGCTGTTTGTCTCGGCCTTCGGGCCCGAAGGCACGGCCCCGGCCGCCCTGGTGACGCTGGTCTATGGGTTGGTCGGGGTTACGTTGGGCGTCGTCATGATCGAGGCGGACGTGAAATCCGATGTCCCGTCCGGCGCCCGAATGCGGGCCATCGCCGCCGCCATTGCCACAAATCCGATGATCATGGCGCCCGTGCTGGGCCTGGCGGTGGCTGTCATCGGGGTGCCGGTTATCGGACCCGTCCACCGATTTCTCGATTTGCTCGGCCAGTCGGCCGGACCGTGTGCACTGTTCGCCTTGGGCCTGTTTCTGGTCAAGACCCGGATCGGTGACGGCATGGTAGAGGTTGGCGTACTTTCGGCGCTGAAACTGGTTGCGCAGCCGCTGCTGACCTGGTGGTTCGCCGCCGCCTTCTTCGATCTGCCGCCCGACCGGGTGTCGGCGGCCATACTGCTGGCCGCGCTGCCCTCGGCGGCCACGGTCTTCGTTCTGGCGGAACGCTATGGCATCTACGGCCAGGTGGCGTCCGGCACGATCCTGGTGACGACGTTGCTGTCGCTGCTGACGCTGTCCGCACTCGTGGCCGTGCTTCCCCTGTGA
- a CDS encoding DUF892 family protein, with the protein MHEEHIATPEKSRAFAREALISELQNTHALERQAISVLESQLKTVSAFPEFHARLAQHIGESHEQSMRLERALEACNAAGSSLKDALVSFLGKGQSSFRSIGDDAVLKVLQSNTMFESMEIAAYRGLLELTDKAGMAELRPELEKSLQEEEAMASWLHDNLQSIVARYVELATAERVANEANQPGSSQPERSASGADADTDDEAGRMDPSPQQDKLHGPKRDPE; encoded by the coding sequence ATGCATGAAGAACACATTGCCACACCGGAAAAGTCGCGGGCCTTCGCCCGGGAAGCCCTGATCAGCGAATTGCAGAATACCCACGCGCTCGAACGTCAGGCCATCAGCGTCCTGGAATCGCAGCTGAAAACCGTCTCGGCGTTTCCGGAGTTCCATGCCCGGCTCGCCCAGCATATCGGCGAGTCGCACGAGCAGTCCATGCGGCTCGAACGGGCTCTGGAGGCGTGCAACGCGGCCGGATCCTCACTCAAGGACGCGCTGGTCAGCTTTCTGGGCAAGGGCCAGTCGTCGTTCCGGTCGATCGGCGACGATGCGGTGTTGAAGGTGCTGCAGTCGAACACGATGTTCGAAAGCATGGAAATCGCCGCCTATCGGGGGCTGCTGGAACTGACCGACAAGGCGGGGATGGCCGAGCTTCGCCCTGAACTGGAGAAATCCCTGCAGGAAGAGGAAGCCATGGCCAGTTGGCTCCACGACAACCTGCAGAGTATCGTCGCCCGCTATGTGGAACTGGCCACGGCAGAACGCGTCGCCAACGAGGCCAACCAACCGGGATCGTCTCAGCCGGAGCGATCGGCCTCGGGTGCCGATGCAGACACGGACGACGAGGCGGGGCGCATGGATCCGTCGCCGCAGCAGGACAAACTGCACGGACCGAAGCGCGACCCTGAGTGA
- a CDS encoding DUF3179 domain-containing protein has product MPTRRTVLSGILPLLVVASAPASVLAAVPRYPVSGTDRHMGADAQSYWDAKMSGGPGKDGIPAIDNPRFHSAAEADSWLAPDDVVFGLVENGVVRAYPQRILVWHEIVNDTVGGDGIAVTYCPLTGTAIAFERGGTEFGVTGQLVNSNLIMYDRDTDTWYPQILMRGIGGPHAGASLRERALLWTTWGRWRSAHPETGVLSTDTGFARNYDRDPYGGYNPISGYYVPDSETMFPLMNTDDRFANKQVFIGARTDRVAMAFNLDSLRAARRLVLEAGDEVFTAVYDEILDTGYVFIGETAGEAVINPTGPHAVEWVGGDSLEPLNAFAAMWFAWAAFYPDSAVHE; this is encoded by the coding sequence ATGCCAACACGCCGAACGGTGCTTTCAGGCATCCTGCCCTTGCTGGTCGTCGCGTCGGCGCCGGCATCGGTTCTCGCGGCGGTCCCACGCTACCCGGTCAGCGGCACCGATCGGCATATGGGTGCCGACGCCCAAAGCTATTGGGACGCCAAAATGTCGGGCGGTCCGGGCAAGGACGGTATTCCCGCCATCGACAATCCCCGTTTCCATAGTGCCGCCGAGGCCGATTCATGGCTCGCCCCGGATGACGTCGTCTTCGGGCTGGTCGAAAACGGTGTCGTGCGCGCCTATCCTCAACGGATTCTGGTCTGGCACGAAATCGTCAACGATACGGTCGGCGGCGACGGGATTGCCGTCACCTATTGCCCGCTGACCGGGACGGCGATCGCCTTCGAACGCGGCGGCACCGAATTCGGCGTAACGGGTCAATTGGTCAACAGCAATCTCATCATGTACGACCGGGACACCGATACCTGGTATCCGCAGATTCTGATGCGGGGCATTGGCGGCCCGCATGCCGGCGCGTCATTGCGGGAACGGGCATTGCTGTGGACGACATGGGGGCGATGGCGGTCTGCTCATCCTGAAACCGGGGTGTTGTCCACCGACACCGGGTTCGCGCGCAATTACGACCGTGACCCGTATGGCGGCTACAACCCGATCTCGGGCTACTACGTCCCGGATAGCGAAACGATGTTCCCGCTGATGAATACCGACGACCGATTCGCCAACAAACAGGTATTCATCGGTGCCCGGACCGACCGTGTCGCCATGGCCTTCAACCTGGACAGCTTGCGGGCTGCGCGCCGACTCGTCCTGGAGGCTGGGGACGAGGTCTTCACCGCCGTCTACGACGAAATCCTCGATACTGGTTACGTCTTCATTGGCGAGACGGCCGGCGAGGCTGTCATCAACCCGACCGGGCCGCACGCCGTTGAATGGGTGGGGGGCGATAGTCTTGAGCCGCTGAACGCGTTCGCGGCGATGTGGTTCGCCTGGGCGGCGTTCTATCCCGACTCGGCCGTGCATGAGTAA